A stretch of Gymnodinialimonas phycosphaerae DNA encodes these proteins:
- the prfA gene encoding peptide chain release factor 1: MANALPRDRLRQITDRFEFLEAQLNGNPDPSEIARISREYADLKPVVAEIAAYEQLLEDRAEAQVMLADPDMKELAEEELPRLEAAIPAAEQSLQLALLPKDAADARPAMIEIRPGTGGDEAALFAGDLLRMYTRYAEARGWTLEIVDLQESDLGGIKECTARVEGENVFARLKFESGVHRVQRVPETESGGRIHTSAATVAVLPEAEDVDIDIPATDIRIDTMRASGAGGQHVNTTDSAVRITHVPSGIVVVSSEKSQHRNREIAMQTLRTRLYDLERQKADDAMAADRKAQIGSGDRSERIRTYNFPQGRMTDHRINLTLYKLDAVMQGDLDEIVDALTAEDQAMKLAEMNG; this comes from the coding sequence ATGGCCAATGCGCTTCCCCGCGATCGCCTTCGCCAGATCACTGACCGGTTCGAGTTTCTCGAAGCGCAGCTGAACGGCAACCCCGACCCTTCGGAAATCGCCAGGATCAGCCGCGAATATGCCGATCTGAAGCCCGTTGTTGCGGAAATCGCCGCCTATGAGCAGCTTCTGGAGGATCGGGCCGAGGCGCAGGTGATGCTGGCGGACCCCGATATGAAGGAACTGGCGGAGGAGGAATTGCCTCGCCTGGAAGCTGCCATTCCAGCGGCCGAGCAGTCCTTGCAACTGGCGCTTCTTCCCAAGGATGCCGCCGACGCGCGCCCCGCAATGATCGAGATCCGCCCCGGCACCGGCGGCGATGAAGCGGCGCTTTTTGCGGGCGATTTGTTGCGCATGTATACCCGCTATGCCGAGGCGCGGGGATGGACGCTGGAGATCGTGGACCTACAGGAAAGCGACCTTGGCGGCATCAAGGAATGCACCGCGCGGGTGGAGGGGGAGAACGTCTTCGCGCGACTCAAGTTCGAGTCGGGAGTGCACCGGGTCCAGCGGGTGCCGGAAACGGAGTCCGGTGGGCGTATCCATACCTCGGCCGCGACCGTCGCCGTGCTGCCCGAGGCTGAAGATGTCGATATCGACATTCCCGCCACGGATATCCGAATCGACACGATGCGGGCCAGCGGGGCGGGCGGCCAACACGTGAACACCACCGACTCGGCCGTGCGCATCACCCATGTGCCATCGGGGATCGTTGTGGTCAGCTCCGAGAAATCCCAGCACCGCAACCGGGAAATCGCGATGCAGACCCTGCGCACACGCCTTTATGACCTGGAACGTCAAAAGGCCGATGATGCCATGGCCGCCGACCGCAAGGCGCAGATCGGCTCGGGCGATCGCTCGGAGCGGATCAGGACGTATAACTTCCCCCAGGGCCGCATGACCGATCACCGCATCAACCTGACGCTGTACAAGCTGGATGCCGTGATGCAGGGCGATCTGGACGAGATCGTGGATGCCCTGACAGCCGAGGATCAGGCCATGAAACTGGCCGAGATGAACGGGTGA
- the prmC gene encoding peptide chain release factor N(5)-glutamine methyltransferase produces the protein MSDTTLRDVHSAYVNAVKEFAGAYEAGREAALVIEHLTGLSRAQQSLRGSDAFEGDPARLEAILTARRTRQPLSQILGYAPFRDRLFRVTPDVLTPRADTETLLDAALAASPRSFLDLGTGPGTLALTVLAELPDAQGVASDTSRAALDIAAVNADALGVAARVTLIESDWFDDIEGTFDLIISNPPYVDAATYATLAPEITRWEPRIALSPGGDGLDAYRIIIAGAPAHLRPGGHLMVEIGFDQAAAVSALFKEAGFQDISVLADLNGKSRVVGGIWR, from the coding sequence GTGAGCGATACGACCCTGCGCGACGTCCACAGCGCCTACGTCAACGCCGTCAAGGAATTCGCCGGTGCCTATGAAGCAGGTCGAGAAGCGGCGCTGGTGATCGAACACCTGACGGGCCTGTCGCGGGCGCAGCAAAGTTTGCGTGGAAGCGATGCCTTCGAGGGCGATCCGGCCCGTCTAGAGGCCATCTTGACGGCGCGGCGGACGCGCCAGCCCTTGTCGCAGATCCTGGGCTACGCCCCGTTTCGCGACCGCCTGTTTCGGGTGACGCCCGACGTCCTGACGCCCCGAGCGGATACCGAAACCCTCCTCGACGCCGCTTTGGCGGCCTCTCCTCGCAGCTTTCTGGATCTGGGCACGGGCCCCGGGACGCTTGCGTTGACGGTTTTGGCAGAATTGCCCGACGCGCAGGGCGTGGCCAGTGACACGTCGCGCGCGGCGCTGGATATCGCGGCGGTGAACGCGGACGCACTTGGCGTGGCCGCGCGTGTGACGTTGATCGAAAGCGATTGGTTTGACGACATAGAAGGTACGTTCGACCTGATCATCTCCAATCCGCCCTACGTGGATGCCGCCACCTACGCGACGTTGGCCCCTGAAATCACCCGCTGGGAGCCCAGGATCGCGCTAAGCCCCGGCGGGGACGGCCTGGACGCCTATCGCATCATCATCGCCGGGGCCCCCGCCCATCTGCGCCCCGGGGGGCATCTGATGGTCGAGATCGGGTTCGACCAGGCTGCCGCCGTTTCGGCGCTGTTCAAGGAAGCAGGCTTCCAGGATATCTCGGTTCTGGCGGACCTGAACGGCAAATCCCGGGTCGTCGGCGGAATCTGGCGCTAA